One Nonomuraea angiospora DNA segment encodes these proteins:
- a CDS encoding acyl-CoA dehydrogenase family protein, translated as MDDLLRLDDRLDADQRLIRDTVKSFVSDRVLPHVGDWFEEAVFPARELAPELGALGLLGMHLQGYGCAGTDAVSYGVACRELEAGDSGLRSFVSVQGSLAMFPIWRYGSDEQKEEWLPRMAAGSAIGCFGLTEPDHGSDPANMRTYAKKDGSDWILNGSKMWITNGSIADVAVVWAQTDEGVRGFVVPTSTPGFSAPEIHKKLSLRASVTSSLYFDDVRLPASAALPGVTGLRGPLSCLSEARFGIVWGVVGAARACLEAAVDYAKTRVQFDKPIGSFQLTQEKLAWMYVGTAQAQLTALHLGTLKDAGQLEPRQISFGKLANVRAALDIARQARSILGGNGITLEYPVIRHMNNLESVLTYEGTQEIHTLVLGEALTGLAAYR; from the coding sequence ATGGACGACCTGCTGCGCCTGGACGACCGGCTCGACGCCGACCAGCGGCTGATCCGCGACACGGTCAAGTCGTTCGTCTCCGACCGCGTGCTGCCGCACGTGGGCGACTGGTTCGAGGAGGCGGTCTTCCCGGCGCGCGAGCTCGCGCCCGAGCTCGGCGCCCTCGGGCTGCTGGGGATGCATCTGCAGGGGTACGGCTGCGCCGGGACGGACGCGGTGTCGTACGGGGTGGCGTGCCGCGAGCTCGAGGCCGGGGACTCGGGGCTGCGCTCCTTCGTGTCGGTGCAGGGTTCGCTGGCGATGTTCCCGATCTGGCGGTACGGCTCCGACGAGCAGAAAGAGGAGTGGCTGCCGCGGATGGCGGCCGGTTCGGCCATCGGCTGCTTCGGCCTGACGGAGCCGGACCACGGCTCCGACCCCGCCAATATGCGGACTTATGCCAAGAAAGACGGATCCGACTGGATCCTCAACGGCTCCAAGATGTGGATCACCAACGGCTCCATCGCCGACGTCGCCGTGGTCTGGGCACAGACCGACGAAGGCGTCCGCGGCTTCGTCGTACCGACCTCCACCCCCGGCTTCTCCGCCCCTGAGATCCACAAGAAACTGTCCCTTAGGGCCTCGGTCACCTCGTCCCTCTATTTCGACGACGTACGCCTGCCCGCCTCCGCCGCCCTCCCGGGCGTCACCGGCCTGCGCGGCCCCCTCTCCTGCCTCTCAGAGGCCCGCTTCGGCATCGTCTGGGGCGTCGTGGGCGCCGCCCGCGCCTGCCTGGAGGCCGCGGTGGACTACGCGAAGACCAGGGTCCAGTTCGACAAGCCGATCGGGTCGTTCCAGCTGACGCAGGAGAAACTCGCCTGGATGTACGTCGGCACCGCCCAGGCCCAGCTCACCGCCCTCCATCTGGGCACGCTGAAGGACGCCGGCCAACTGGAGCCCCGGCAGATCAGCTTCGGCAAGCTGGCCAACGTACGCGCCGCCCTGGACATCGCCCGCCAGGCCCGCTCCATCCTGGGCGGCAACGGAATCACCCTGGAGTACCCTGTGATCAGGCACATGAACAACCTGGAGTCTGTGCTGACGTACGAGGGCACCCAGGAGATTCACACGCTGGTGCTGGGGGAGGCGCTGACGGGTCTGGCCGCTTACCGGTGA